In a genomic window of Candidatus Competibacteraceae bacterium:
- a CDS encoding 2-oxoglutarate dehydrogenase E1 component encodes MSTLIEQFRQSSPLFGGNAAFIEELYESFLADPESVSINWRQYFRDLEAQTQGVRDVAHGPIRDSFARLALQPQAGAGRAQVLSPHTAEKQAAVLRIINAYRTRGHKAADLDPLKLRNRPPVPELDPGYHGLSEADMEAAFNTGSLVAPSQWTLREIMSLLRDAYIGPVGSEYMHINETAEKRWIQKRLEGQRARLDLTVGQRKELLHWLVAAEGLERYLHTRYVGQKRFSLEGGESLIPMMDELIQQAGARGIQEIIIGMAHRGRLNVLVNIIGKSPSELFDEFEGKRRVGSTGDVKYHLGFSSDVQTPGGAVHLALAFNPSHLEIANPVVEGSVRARMERRRAPGAEAPPFNSVLPLLIHGDAAFAGQGVNMETMQFSQVRGYRTGGTVHIVINNQIGFTTSNPLDTRSALYCTDVAKMVQAPIFHVNGDDPEAVLFVTRLALEYRMTFNKDVVLDMICYRRLGHNEADEPSATQPMMYKKIRARKTTAALYAEKLIGEGVIAEAEFQDMQAKYRADLDAGRQVSRPTLPHAKGPYSIDWSPFAHEDWSVPVPTALPLETVRELSGLLLKLPEGFEMHPRVAKLMDDRRKMAAGALPLDWGFAENLAYATLLQEGYQVRISGQDCGRGTFFHRHAVLHNQKDGTSYVPLMNLYAGQPNFIVIDSILSEEAVLAFEYGYATAESNGLIIWEAQFGDFANGAQVVIDQFISSGQTKWGRMCGLVMLLPHGFEGQGPEHSSARLERYLQLCAENNMQVVVPSTPAQCFHMLRRQMKRGFRKPLIVMSPKSLLRHRLAVNALEDLTEGSFQEIIPEIDPHDPQQITRLVACGGKVFYDLLEARRERNLAHVAIIRIEQLYPFPQVLYNAQIERYPNLTDLVWCQEEPKNQGAWFETLHHLERDLPARLKLRYAGRPHSASPAVGYHSVHVEQQQQLVNEALGQ; translated from the coding sequence ATGAGCACTCTCATCGAGCAATTCCGTCAAAGTTCGCCTTTGTTCGGCGGTAACGCGGCTTTCATCGAAGAACTCTACGAAAGTTTTCTGGCCGACCCGGAATCGGTCAGCATCAATTGGCGGCAGTATTTCCGCGACCTGGAGGCCCAGACTCAAGGCGTCCGCGATGTCGCTCACGGCCCGATTCGCGACTCCTTCGCGCGCTTGGCGCTGCAACCGCAAGCCGGCGCGGGCCGGGCGCAGGTGCTCAGTCCCCACACGGCCGAGAAACAGGCGGCGGTGTTGCGTATCATCAACGCCTACCGGACTCGCGGGCACAAAGCCGCCGATCTCGATCCCCTGAAATTGCGCAACCGGCCGCCGGTGCCGGAGCTCGACCCCGGCTATCACGGTTTGAGCGAGGCGGATATGGAGGCCGCGTTCAACACCGGCTCGCTGGTGGCGCCCTCGCAATGGACCTTGCGCGAGATCATGAGCCTGCTGCGCGATGCCTACATCGGTCCGGTCGGCTCTGAGTACATGCACATCAACGAGACGGCGGAAAAGCGTTGGATTCAGAAGCGGCTGGAAGGCCAGCGCGCCCGGCTCGACCTGACCGTCGGCCAGCGTAAGGAGCTCCTGCACTGGCTGGTGGCCGCCGAGGGTCTGGAGCGCTACCTGCACACCCGCTACGTCGGCCAGAAGCGCTTTTCGCTGGAAGGCGGTGAAAGCCTGATCCCGATGATGGACGAACTGATCCAGCAGGCCGGCGCGCGGGGCATTCAGGAAATCATCATCGGCATGGCCCATCGCGGCCGGCTGAACGTGCTGGTCAACATCATCGGCAAGTCCCCGAGCGAACTGTTCGACGAGTTCGAAGGCAAGCGCCGGGTCGGCAGCACCGGCGACGTGAAGTACCACTTGGGCTTTTCCTCGGACGTCCAAACGCCGGGCGGGGCGGTGCATCTGGCGCTGGCCTTCAATCCCTCGCACCTGGAAATCGCCAATCCGGTGGTCGAAGGCTCGGTCCGCGCCCGCATGGAGCGGCGGCGCGCGCCCGGCGCGGAAGCCCCTCCGTTCAATTCGGTGCTGCCGCTGCTCATCCATGGCGACGCCGCCTTCGCCGGCCAGGGCGTCAACATGGAAACCATGCAGTTCTCGCAGGTGCGCGGCTACCGCACCGGCGGCACCGTGCATATCGTCATCAACAATCAGATCGGCTTCACCACCAGCAACCCGCTGGACACGCGCTCGGCGCTGTACTGCACCGACGTGGCCAAGATGGTGCAAGCGCCGATTTTCCACGTCAACGGCGACGATCCCGAGGCGGTGTTGTTCGTGACCCGGCTGGCGCTGGAATACCGGATGACCTTCAACAAGGATGTGGTCCTCGACATGATCTGCTACCGCCGGCTGGGTCACAACGAGGCCGACGAGCCCTCGGCCACCCAGCCGATGATGTATAAAAAAATCCGGGCGCGAAAAACCACCGCCGCCTTGTACGCCGAAAAATTGATCGGCGAAGGCGTGATCGCCGAGGCCGAATTCCAGGACATGCAGGCCAAATATCGCGCCGACCTGGACGCCGGCCGCCAAGTGTCCCGCCCCACGCTGCCGCACGCCAAAGGCCCGTATTCGATCGATTGGTCCCCGTTCGCTCACGAGGACTGGAGCGTTCCGGTTCCCACCGCCCTACCGCTGGAGACCGTGCGCGAGCTGTCCGGCCTATTGCTCAAACTGCCCGAAGGTTTCGAGATGCACCCTCGCGTCGCCAAGCTGATGGACGACCGCCGCAAGATGGCCGCCGGGGCGTTGCCGCTGGATTGGGGTTTCGCCGAAAACCTAGCCTACGCCACTCTGCTCCAGGAAGGTTATCAGGTGCGGATTTCCGGTCAGGACTGCGGGCGCGGTACCTTCTTCCACCGCCATGCGGTGCTGCACAACCAGAAAGATGGCACCAGCTATGTGCCGCTGATGAACCTCTACGCCGGCCAGCCGAACTTCATCGTCATCGACTCCATCCTGTCCGAGGAAGCGGTGTTGGCGTTCGAATACGGCTACGCGACCGCCGAATCGAACGGACTGATCATCTGGGAAGCCCAGTTCGGCGATTTCGCCAACGGCGCTCAGGTCGTCATCGACCAGTTCATCTCCTCCGGACAGACCAAATGGGGGCGGATGTGCGGGCTGGTGATGTTGCTGCCGCACGGCTTCGAAGGCCAGGGGCCGGAACATTCGTCGGCCCGGCTGGAGCGTTACCTGCAACTGTGCGCGGAAAACAACATGCAAGTCGTGGTGCCATCGACCCCGGCCCAATGTTTTCACATGTTGCGCCGGCAGATGAAGCGCGGCTTCCGCAAGCCGCTGATCGTGATGAGCCCCAAGAGCCTGTTGCGGCACCGGCTGGCGGTGAACGCCTTGGAGGATCTGACCGAAGGGAGCTTTCAGGAGATCATCCCGGAAATCGACCCGCACGATCCGCAGCAGATCACCCGGCTGGTGGCGTGCGGCGGCAAGGTCTTTTACGATCTGCTGGAAGCGCGCCGCGAGCGCAATTTGGCGCATGTCGCCATCATCCGCATCGAACAGCTTTATCCGTTTCCGCAGGTGCTTTATAACGCTCAGATCGAGCGCTATCCCAACCTGACCGATTTGGTCTGGTGTCAGGAAGAACCCAAAAATCAGGGAGCTTGGTTCGAAACGCTTCACCACCTGGAACGGGACCTGCCGGCGCGCCTCAAGCTCCGCTACGCCGGCCGCCCGCATTCGGCCTCCCCCGCCGTGGGTTATCACAGCGTGCACGTCGAACAGCAACAACAACTTGTGAACGAGGCTCTGGGCCAGTAA
- the dksA gene encoding RNA polymerase-binding protein DksA, whose product MAATHPLAQEKPAPYQAAEGEPYMSEAQLAHFRKLLTDWKESLLHEVDRTVNHMQDESATFPDPNDRATQEEEFSLELRTRDRERKLIKKINEAITQIESGDYGYCEACGVEIGLPRMLARPTATLCIDCKMLEEIREKQGN is encoded by the coding sequence ATGGCCGCCACCCATCCCCTCGCTCAGGAAAAGCCTGCACCCTATCAGGCCGCTGAAGGCGAACCCTACATGAGCGAGGCTCAGTTGGCTCACTTCCGCAAGCTCCTGACCGATTGGAAAGAAAGCCTGCTTCACGAAGTGGATCGCACCGTCAACCACATGCAGGACGAATCCGCCACCTTCCCCGATCCCAATGACCGCGCCACCCAGGAAGAAGAATTCAGTCTGGAGTTGCGCACCCGCGACCGCGAACGCAAGCTCATTAAGAAAATCAACGAGGCGATCACCCAGATCGAGAGCGGGGATTACGGGTACTGCGAAGCCTGCGGCGTGGAGATCGGTTTGCCGCGCATGTTGGCCCGCCCGACCGCCACCTTATGCATCGATTGCAAGATGCTGGAAGAAATTCGCGAAAAACAAGGAAATTGA
- the gluQRS gene encoding tRNA glutamyl-Q(34) synthetase GluQRS, protein MPDSASPPRGRFAPSPTGPLHFGSLIAALGSFLEARQQGGEWLVRIEDADTQRARTGAAAAILRALDRYQLHWDGSVLYQSHQTDAYQTALERLFDAGLAYPCACSRRELANHPRARDGSPIYSGRCRTGLSHADRPFAIRLRVTDTPLIFRDAVQGEHRQRLTDDVGDFAIRRADGLFAYQLAVVVDDAAQGVTQVVRGCDLLDSTPRQIYLQQALGLPTPRYAHLPVATDRRGRKLSKQTGATALDLLDPAPALWAALDFLGQAPPPDLRREPPATILAWALAGWRLDAVPATPSRRWLDADVARHVASDRQESDRRAIDKAKDVV, encoded by the coding sequence ATGCCAGACTCCGCGTCGCCCCCGCGCGGTCGCTTCGCGCCTTCGCCGACCGGTCCCTTGCATTTTGGTTCGCTGATCGCCGCACTGGGCAGCTTTCTGGAAGCCCGCCAGCAAGGCGGCGAATGGTTGGTCCGCATCGAGGACGCGGACACACAGCGCGCCCGCACAGGCGCGGCCGCAGCGATTTTGCGGGCGCTGGACCGATATCAATTGCACTGGGATGGTTCCGTACTCTACCAAAGCCACCAAACGGACGCCTATCAAACCGCGCTGGAGCGACTGTTCGACGCCGGTTTGGCCTACCCGTGCGCGTGCAGCCGGCGAGAGCTGGCGAACCACCCGCGCGCCCGCGATGGCAGCCCGATCTATTCGGGTCGTTGTCGCACCGGCCTCAGCCACGCCGACCGCCCGTTCGCCATCCGGCTGCGGGTCACCGACACCCCGCTGATTTTTCGTGATGCCGTGCAAGGCGAGCACCGCCAGCGCTTGACGGACGACGTGGGTGATTTTGCGATCCGGCGCGCCGATGGCCTGTTCGCCTACCAGTTGGCCGTGGTGGTGGACGATGCCGCTCAAGGCGTCACCCAAGTGGTGCGCGGCTGCGATTTGCTGGACTCGACGCCCCGGCAGATCTACTTGCAACAGGCGCTGGGCCTGCCGACGCCGCGTTACGCTCACCTACCGGTCGCGACCGACCGGCGCGGCCGTAAGCTGAGCAAGCAAACCGGCGCCACCGCCCTCGACCTGCTCGATCCGGCACCCGCCTTGTGGGCCGCTCTCGATTTTCTCGGACAAGCGCCGCCGCCCGACTTACGGCGGGAACCGCCAGCGACGATTTTGGCTTGGGCGCTGGCGGGCTGGCGTCTGGATGCGGTGCCGGCGACCCCCTCTCGCCGCTGGCTGGACGCCGACGTTGCGCGCCACGTTGCATCCGATCGCCAGGAATCGGATCGTCGAGCTATAGACAAGGCTAAGGACGTGGTCTAA
- the acs gene encoding acetate--CoA ligase has translation MSDVKVYPVPAEVASKAWINNDQYLSMYKRSIDDPEGFWAEQADQLLSWSKRWDKVLDWDFTKGHIRWFDGGKLNVSQNCLDRHLAARGDQVAIIWEGDNPAEDKKITYKQLHQDVCKFANALKDLGVKKGDRVCIYMPMIPETAVAMLACTRIGAVHSIVFGGFSPDSLKDRIIDAECNVVVTSDEGLRGGRKVPMKANADKALQSTPSVKKMVVVKRTGGNVAWENGRDVWYHDVMAKASADCPPEPMDAEDPLFILYTSGSTGKPKGVLHTTGGYLLHAAITHKYIFDYHDGDIYWCTADVGWVTGHTYIVYGPLANGATSIMFEGIPTYPNVSRFWEVVDKHQVNIFYTAPTAIRSLMREGEEPVKRTSRKSLRLLGSVGEPINPEAWEWYYNNVGDGRCPIVDTWWQTETGGILITPLAGATPLKPGSATRPFFGVCPALVDAEGQFLEGATDGNLVITRPWPGIMRTVYGDHPRFIETYFSMYKGLYFTGDGARRDEDGYYWITGRVDDVINVSGHRMGTAEVESALVLHPAVAEAAVVGYPHDLKGQGIYAYVTLKVGVEPTEALRKELIAHVRKEIGPIASPDVLQWAPGLPKTRSGKIMRRILRKIAANEVDQLGDTSTLADPNVVTDLVDNRAVK, from the coding sequence ATGTCCGATGTCAAGGTCTATCCCGTACCGGCTGAAGTCGCCTCTAAAGCCTGGATTAACAACGACCAATATCTGTCGATGTACAAGCGCTCGATCGACGATCCCGAAGGCTTTTGGGCCGAGCAAGCCGACCAATTACTCTCCTGGTCCAAGCGTTGGGACAAGGTGCTGGACTGGGATTTCACCAAGGGCCACATCCGCTGGTTCGACGGCGGCAAGCTCAACGTCAGCCAAAACTGCCTGGACCGCCATCTGGCCGCCCGCGGCGATCAAGTCGCCATCATTTGGGAAGGCGACAATCCGGCCGAAGACAAGAAGATCACCTACAAGCAACTGCACCAAGACGTCTGCAAATTCGCCAACGCCTTGAAAGATCTGGGCGTTAAGAAGGGCGACCGGGTTTGCATCTACATGCCGATGATCCCGGAAACCGCCGTCGCCATGCTGGCTTGCACCCGTATCGGGGCCGTTCACTCCATCGTGTTTGGCGGCTTCTCTCCCGACTCGCTGAAAGACCGCATCATCGACGCCGAATGCAACGTGGTGGTCACCTCCGATGAAGGCTTGCGCGGCGGGCGCAAGGTGCCGATGAAGGCCAACGCCGACAAGGCGCTGCAAAGCACGCCGAGCGTCAAGAAGATGGTGGTGGTCAAGCGCACCGGCGGCAACGTCGCTTGGGAGAACGGCCGCGACGTGTGGTATCACGACGTGATGGCCAAGGCCAGCGCCGACTGCCCGCCGGAGCCGATGGACGCCGAAGACCCGCTGTTCATCCTCTACACCTCCGGCTCCACCGGCAAGCCCAAGGGCGTGCTGCACACCACCGGCGGTTATCTGCTGCACGCGGCGATCACCCACAAATACATCTTCGACTATCACGACGGTGATATTTATTGGTGTACCGCCGACGTGGGCTGGGTGACCGGCCACACCTATATCGTCTACGGACCACTGGCCAACGGCGCGACCTCGATCATGTTCGAGGGCATTCCGACGTATCCGAACGTCAGCCGGTTCTGGGAAGTGGTCGACAAGCACCAGGTCAACATCTTCTACACCGCGCCGACCGCGATCCGCTCGCTGATGCGCGAGGGCGAGGAGCCGGTCAAGCGCACCTCCCGCAAGAGCCTGCGGCTGCTGGGATCAGTGGGCGAGCCGATCAATCCGGAAGCCTGGGAGTGGTATTACAACAACGTCGGCGACGGACGCTGCCCGATCGTCGATACCTGGTGGCAGACCGAAACCGGCGGCATCCTGATCACCCCGCTGGCGGGCGCGACCCCCTTGAAGCCCGGTTCCGCCACCCGGCCGTTCTTCGGCGTGTGTCCGGCGCTGGTGGACGCCGAAGGCCAGTTCCTGGAAGGCGCGACCGACGGCAATCTGGTCATTACTCGCCCCTGGCCCGGCATCATGCGCACCGTGTACGGCGATCACCCACGCTTCATCGAGACCTATTTCTCGATGTACAAGGGGCTTTATTTCACCGGCGACGGCGCGCGGCGCGACGAGGACGGCTATTACTGGATCACCGGCCGCGTCGATGACGTGATCAATGTCTCCGGCCACCGCATGGGCACCGCCGAGGTCGAATCGGCGCTGGTGCTGCACCCGGCGGTCGCCGAGGCGGCGGTGGTCGGCTACCCGCACGATCTCAAGGGCCAAGGCATCTACGCCTACGTCACCTTGAAAGTCGGTGTCGAGCCGACCGAGGCGTTGCGCAAGGAGCTGATCGCCCATGTCCGCAAGGAAATCGGCCCGATCGCCTCGCCCGATGTTCTGCAATGGGCGCCAGGTCTTCCCAAGACCCGCTCCGGCAAGATCATGCGCCGCATCCTGCGCAAGATCGCCGCCAACGAAGTCGATCAGTTGGGGGATACTTCGACCCTGGCCGATCCGAACGTGGTCACCGATCTGGTCGACAACCGAGCCGTGAAGTAG
- a CDS encoding translation initiation factor eIF-2B — translation MSPAEFNQKITEVREDRIQGASELARCCLAILAQAARELPAGSVAEWRKQLLQLSAGLIETRPSMTPVGNLLRRWNDGLAVDARLNLPVARRSAAGRAEGLIESSQRAVAGCAAHAARLLGSGRTVMTHSFSSTVLESCRLLKDAGLRMIVTESRPLEEGRRLAEQLADWKVPTVYITDAQMGLFVAQADAVLVGADSVLADGAVLNKAGTYLLALAAREQGVPFYVCCESFKRRAASDPPVVPEEMAATELGVPLWPGVTVRNVYFEMTPARLVSAWIDETGVRQSHKDQ, via the coding sequence ATGAGTCCAGCAGAATTCAACCAAAAAATCACGGAAGTTCGCGAGGATCGGATTCAGGGGGCCAGCGAGCTGGCGCGTTGCTGTTTGGCGATCCTGGCGCAAGCGGCCCGCGAACTGCCAGCTGGGAGCGTGGCGGAATGGCGGAAACAGCTGTTGCAACTATCCGCTGGCTTGATCGAAACCCGGCCCAGCATGACGCCGGTCGGTAACCTGCTGCGGCGCTGGAACGACGGCCTGGCGGTCGATGCCCGGTTGAATTTGCCGGTAGCCCGTCGTTCGGCCGCCGGGCGGGCGGAGGGGTTGATCGAAAGCTCGCAACGAGCTGTCGCCGGCTGTGCCGCCCATGCCGCCCGCTTGCTGGGGAGCGGACGGACCGTCATGACCCACAGTTTCAGCTCCACCGTGCTGGAAAGCTGTCGGCTGCTCAAGGACGCGGGTTTGCGGATGATCGTCACCGAATCGCGGCCGCTGGAGGAAGGACGCCGCCTCGCCGAGCAGCTTGCAGACTGGAAAGTGCCGACGGTCTATATCACCGACGCTCAAATGGGGCTGTTTGTCGCTCAAGCCGACGCGGTGCTGGTCGGAGCCGACAGCGTGCTGGCGGACGGTGCGGTTCTCAACAAAGCGGGAACGTATTTGCTGGCGCTGGCGGCGCGGGAGCAGGGCGTGCCGTTTTACGTCTGTTGCGAGAGTTTCAAACGGCGCGCGGCGAGCGATCCTCCAGTGGTGCCGGAGGAGATGGCGGCCACCGAGCTGGGCGTGCCGCTCTGGCCGGGGGTGACGGTCAGAAACGTCTATTTTGAGATGACACCGGCGCGGCTGGTGAGCGCCTGGATCGATGAAACCGGCGTGCGCCAGTCCCACAAAGACCAATAA
- a CDS encoding RNA-binding transcriptional accessory protein — protein sequence MTLIQILARELSVPQRQIEAAVNLLDDGSTVPFIARYRKEATGGLDDTQLRLLEERLGYLRELEDRRGVILASIREQGQLNAELESALLAADTKTRLEDLYLPYKPKRRTKAQIAREAGLRPLAQGLLGDPTQAPEQAAAAFIDPERGIADVRAALDGARQILMEEFAENAELLARLREWLWDKAVLHSQLVEGKADEGAKFRDYFDYREALQRIPSHRALALFRGRNEGVLQLTLEIGDPTASEPDPGERLVVGHFQLRDAGRPADAWLRETARWAWKVKLLPHLDTELKQRLREAAEEEAIQVFARNLRDLLLAAPAGARPTLGLDPGLRTGVKVAVVDATGKLVETATIYPHVPRNQWDESLHALAELCRRHRVELLSIGNGTASRETERLAVELMKRYPELKLHKLVVSEAGASVYSASELAAREFPEVDVSLRGAVSIARRLQDPLAELVKIEPKAIGVGQYQHDVGQTRLARALDAVVEDCVNAVGVDVNTASAPLLARVAGLNATLARHIVEFRDANGAFRRREHLLKVPRLGDKTFEQAAGFLRINSGDNPLDRSAVHPEAYPVVERILAASGRGLHEVLGNATFLKTIEATRFTDPRFGLPTVRDILLELEKPGRDPRPAFETAAFRDGVESLTDLQPGMVLEGVVTNVANFGAFVDIGVHQDGLVHVSALADRFVKDPREVVKVGQVVKVKVLEVDLKRRRIALSLRLSEPVSDAATRLASARRPPASRGEQRDRPAKPPAHSSRLESSESRPGALADAFAKARRER from the coding sequence ATGACTCTCATCCAAATCCTCGCCCGTGAGCTTTCCGTTCCACAACGCCAGATTGAAGCCGCCGTCAACTTGCTGGATGACGGCTCGACCGTGCCATTTATCGCCCGCTACCGTAAGGAAGCCACCGGCGGTTTGGATGACACGCAGCTTCGCTTGTTGGAAGAGCGGCTCGGTTATCTGCGCGAACTGGAGGACCGGCGCGGCGTCATCCTCGCCAGCATCCGCGAGCAGGGTCAACTGAACGCCGAATTAGAAAGCGCGTTGCTTGCCGCCGACACCAAGACCCGGTTGGAAGATCTCTATCTTCCTTATAAGCCCAAGCGCCGCACCAAGGCCCAGATCGCGCGCGAAGCCGGCTTGAGGCCGCTCGCTCAGGGTTTGCTGGGCGATCCGACGCAAGCGCCCGAACAAGCCGCCGCCGCCTTCATCGATCCAGAACGCGGCATTGCCGACGTGAGAGCGGCCCTGGACGGCGCGCGGCAAATCTTGATGGAAGAGTTCGCCGAAAACGCCGAACTGCTGGCGCGGCTGCGCGAATGGCTTTGGGATAAGGCGGTGCTGCATTCGCAACTGGTCGAGGGCAAGGCCGATGAGGGCGCTAAGTTTCGGGATTATTTCGACTACCGGGAAGCGCTCCAGCGCATTCCGTCGCATCGCGCCCTGGCGCTGTTTCGGGGGCGCAACGAGGGCGTGCTGCAATTGACTCTGGAAATCGGCGATCCCACCGCCTCCGAACCCGATCCCGGCGAACGGTTGGTGGTGGGCCATTTTCAACTGCGCGATGCTGGCCGTCCCGCTGATGCCTGGCTGCGGGAAACCGCGCGCTGGGCCTGGAAGGTCAAGCTGCTGCCGCATCTGGATACCGAATTGAAGCAGCGTTTGCGCGAAGCCGCCGAGGAGGAAGCGATTCAGGTGTTCGCCCGTAATTTGCGCGATTTGTTGCTGGCCGCGCCGGCCGGCGCGCGACCGACGCTGGGGCTCGATCCGGGCTTGCGCACCGGGGTCAAAGTCGCGGTGGTGGATGCGACCGGCAAGCTGGTCGAAACCGCGACGATTTATCCGCACGTTCCGCGCAACCAGTGGGACGAAAGCCTGCACGCGCTGGCCGAACTGTGCCGTCGCCATCGCGTGGAATTGCTCAGCATCGGCAACGGCACCGCCTCGCGCGAGACCGAACGGCTGGCGGTCGAGTTGATGAAACGCTATCCCGAACTCAAGCTGCACAAGCTGGTGGTGTCGGAGGCGGGCGCTTCAGTCTATTCAGCGTCCGAACTGGCGGCGCGAGAATTTCCCGAAGTGGATGTCTCGCTGCGCGGCGCGGTATCGATCGCCCGCCGCCTGCAAGACCCGCTGGCGGAATTGGTCAAGATCGAGCCCAAGGCCATCGGCGTCGGTCAATACCAGCACGATGTCGGCCAGACCCGGCTGGCGCGGGCGTTGGATGCGGTGGTCGAAGATTGTGTGAACGCGGTCGGGGTGGACGTGAATACCGCCTCCGCACCGCTGCTGGCCCGAGTCGCTGGACTGAACGCGACGCTGGCCCGCCACATCGTCGAATTCCGGGATGCCAACGGCGCGTTCCGGCGGCGGGAACACTTGTTAAAAGTGCCGCGCTTGGGCGACAAGACCTTCGAGCAAGCGGCCGGCTTTTTACGGATCAACAGCGGCGACAATCCCCTAGATCGTTCCGCCGTCCACCCGGAAGCCTATCCGGTGGTCGAACGCATCCTCGCCGCCAGCGGGCGCGGCTTGCATGAGGTGTTGGGTAACGCGACGTTTCTAAAAACCATCGAGGCGACGCGCTTTACCGATCCGCGTTTCGGCCTGCCGACCGTGCGCGATATTTTGCTGGAGCTGGAAAAGCCGGGTCGCGATCCCCGTCCGGCGTTCGAAACCGCCGCGTTCAGGGACGGCGTGGAGAGCTTGACCGATTTACAGCCGGGCATGGTGTTGGAGGGCGTGGTGACCAATGTCGCCAACTTCGGCGCGTTCGTGGACATCGGCGTGCATCAGGACGGGCTGGTCCATGTGTCGGCGCTGGCGGATCGTTTTGTCAAAGACCCTCGCGAGGTGGTGAAAGTGGGTCAAGTGGTCAAGGTCAAAGTGCTGGAAGTGGATCTCAAGCGGCGGCGGATCGCCTTAAGTCTGCGGCTGAGCGAACCGGTTAGCGACGCTGCGACTCGGCTTGCGTCCGCCCGCCGCCCGCCGGCATCCCGCGGAGAGCAGCGAGACCGACCCGCCAAGCCGCCCGCCCACTCCAGCCGTCTGGAGTCATCCGAATCACGTCCCGGCGCTTTGGCCGATGCGTTCGCCAAAGCGCGCCGCGAGCGCTGA
- the rraA gene encoding ribonuclease E activity regulator RraA produces the protein MDFKTTDLCDEFADRLQVAEPLFGDYGGETMFFGPIVTLKVFEDNSLVRTALEEKGKGRVLVVDGGGSMRCALLGDQLAELAEANDWAGVLVNGCIRDSAAIAEIDLGVKALGVHPLKSVKRGVGERDVSVRFAGVQFVPGHYLYADEDGLIVSEKPLL, from the coding sequence ATGGACTTCAAAACGACCGATCTGTGCGACGAGTTTGCCGACCGTCTGCAAGTCGCCGAACCGCTGTTTGGCGATTACGGCGGCGAAACCATGTTCTTCGGACCCATCGTGACCCTGAAGGTGTTCGAGGATAATTCTCTGGTCCGCACCGCGTTGGAAGAAAAGGGCAAAGGTCGGGTGCTGGTGGTGGACGGCGGCGGCTCCATGCGCTGCGCGCTGCTCGGCGACCAGCTCGCCGAACTGGCCGAGGCGAACGACTGGGCCGGCGTGTTGGTGAACGGCTGTATCCGCGATTCCGCCGCCATCGCCGAAATCGACCTCGGCGTCAAGGCGCTGGGCGTTCATCCGCTCAAGAGCGTCAAACGTGGGGTCGGCGAGCGTGACGTGTCGGTGCGCTTTGCCGGGGTGCAATTTGTGCCGGGTCACTACCTCTACGCTGACGAGGACGGCTTGATCGTATCGGAAAAGCCGCTGCTCTGA
- a CDS encoding peptidoglycan -binding protein yields MPRRRDPISEFNIWPAFTDALSGLVMVLVFLITVFVITEVLIGRDILGKDNAIGQLQRIVNHLEGVAGDAEKETERLRGQVRGLESTVGDRDTLLAQLRDELAAVQAARELLNTDKTKAEQSLTGAQEQAALLGARAERLATEMERLNRALAANQQELTQRDAVIVAQKGRIEALDTALKKKLLERVEELEKYASEFFGRLREVFANNPDIKVVGDRFVFQSEVLFASGEATLSASGSGDLDKFAMVYQQLAARLPPDLPVIIEVQGHTDRAPIRGGRFPSNWELSTARAQQVVNYLIQQGVPPQRLAAVGMGEYHPIDPADSPDAYRRNRRIELKITSR; encoded by the coding sequence ATGCCCCGCCGGCGTGATCCGATCAGCGAGTTCAACATCTGGCCCGCCTTTACCGACGCGCTGAGCGGTTTGGTCATGGTGCTGGTGTTTCTGATTACGGTCTTCGTCATTACCGAAGTCTTGATCGGCCGCGATATCCTGGGTAAAGACAACGCGATTGGCCAGCTACAGCGCATCGTCAATCACTTGGAAGGGGTGGCCGGCGACGCTGAGAAAGAAACGGAGCGGTTGCGAGGCCAAGTGCGAGGTCTGGAATCCACGGTCGGCGACCGGGACACGCTCTTGGCGCAATTGCGCGACGAGCTGGCGGCGGTGCAAGCCGCGCGCGAGTTGTTGAACACTGATAAGACCAAAGCCGAACAAAGCTTGACCGGCGCCCAGGAGCAGGCTGCGCTGCTCGGTGCTCGCGCCGAGCGGCTGGCGACGGAAATGGAACGGCTCAATCGGGCCTTGGCCGCCAACCAGCAGGAATTGACGCAGCGCGATGCGGTCATCGTCGCGCAGAAAGGGCGAATCGAGGCGCTCGATACTGCCTTGAAGAAGAAGCTGCTGGAGCGGGTCGAGGAGCTGGAAAAATACGCCAGCGAGTTTTTTGGCCGCTTGCGGGAAGTGTTCGCCAACAATCCCGACATCAAGGTGGTGGGCGATCGCTTCGTGTTCCAATCGGAGGTGCTGTTCGCCTCGGGCGAGGCGACGCTTTCGGCCTCCGGCAGCGGCGATCTGGATAAATTTGCGATGGTTTACCAGCAGTTGGCCGCACGCTTGCCGCCGGATTTGCCGGTCATCATCGAAGTGCAAGGTCACACCGACCGGGCGCCGATCCGCGGCGGCCGGTTTCCGTCCAATTGGGAATTGTCCACCGCGCGGGCGCAACAGGTGGTGAATTATCTGATCCAGCAAGGGGTTCCGCCGCAACGTTTGGCGGCGGTCGGCATGGGTGAATATCACCCCATCGACCCGGCGGACAGCCCGGACGCCTACCGTCGCAACCGCCGCATCGAGCTGAAAATCACCAGCCGTTGA